The Plasmodium cynomolgi strain B DNA, scaffold: 1107, whole genome shotgun sequence nucleotide sequence ATGCTTTAAtaattgtatataatacttcattatatatttcattgttcaacgtataaaataaaaatattctttaagaattcatttttaatatattgtataaaCATACATTTCTCCTTATTTTAGTTCAGTTATGTAAAAGAATTTCCTACATATAAAACCATATTTAATGCGGAGCTCGGGGCAAAGCAGAAAATTTCCAAACAGCAGTGTGAAGATTATAGCCAAACTAATTTAAAAGACTATTTAGTTGAAGAAGATAGCTCTTTTAATAACGGTTGTGCCAATGCTTATAGTTATATAACAGATTCAAGATATGATACTAATATATCTGGATTTTGTGAATATACCAATTACTGGTTCTATGGTCAGTTGAAGTCAACTTGTAAAattacatattataatatattatataagtttttttaatgaaattgGTAATTTCGATGATTGTGTAGAATATACGGAAGCTATTGACGAACGTACATATGAtgatcttaaaaaattagaagaattgtatgaaaaattttatatttttaaaaaaaattcttcaacTCACGATAATGTCCCttgtaaaaatggtgtaATATGTGCCCAAGAATATAAGAATCACGAGAGTACATGTAAGGGGAATGGTAACAATAGATTTTGTAAAGAATTAGAAAACTTTCGAGGTCAATTTAATAATCATCTTAAATCCAAAATCGAGTGCAA carries:
- a CDS encoding hypothetical protein (putative); protein product: MILIYLDFVNIPITEYTEAIDERTYDDLKKLEELYEKFYIFKKNSSTHDNVPCKNGVICAQEYKNHESTCKGNGNNRFCKELENFRGQFNNHLKSKIECNHIGELPSFQGSSLAATISIPVSVMSVISFFTFVSYKVGNFFVQK